Genomic DNA from Syntrophomonadaceae bacterium:
GGAATGCCTGGTGGACCTGGGAACCCAGGCTCACCACCACCCTGATTCTGTGGTTTATTTATTTTGCCTACTTTTTAGTCCGGTCCGGAGTGGCCGAAAAAGCCCGCCGGGCGGTCCTCTCGGCGGTATTTGGCATTATCGGTTTTTTGGATGTGCCGATTATTTATATCTCTGTCCGGTGGTGGGGAAGCCATCCCACGATAGATACTACCGGCGGCGGCCTGCATCCGATGATGCTGCATGCTCTGATTGTAACAGTGCTCGCCTTCGCTTTTTTGTATGGGTACCTTTGCCAGAAAGCAATGGCTCTGGAAAATACCAGGCAGGAATTGCAAGATATTAAGGAAAAACTGCGGGAAAGTATTTAGTGAGGGGGAGAAAAATGGATCGACTGGTATACGTGTGGATGGCCTTTAGTATTACCTGGATCGCAATTTTTGTTTATATGTTGATGCTGGGCAGGAGACAGCAGAAGCTGGCCCACGAACTGGAGCACCTGCGGCAGGCCTTGAAAACCAAAAAGTAAGTAAAATAAGTAGTCGGGCTGCACTGTTAAACCAGCGGCAACCCGTCTTTTTTTGTTAAACCAGGCAGCCTGGGCTTGATCAGGGCCAGGCAATAGCCCGGATAGATCCTTTTGGCTCCTTTTCCCGCAGGCCTAGCGATAGGCAGCAGCGCCGCAAATTACCAGTGAGAGCAGGTTAAGTCCATAGTATAATTAGCTTACAGCCATGTCATCGAAACACCTAATCAGGGGGAGGGGAGTGAGATGACTGCTATAAGTGAGTGTGTCGCCAGGGTGACCCGCCGGTGGATGAAAGGGTTTATCCTGGTGGGATTAATTATTACCTTGCTGGTCTTACGCTGCCCGGGGAAAGCAAAAGCCTTTGGTTACGCCATAGCACGGGAGGCAGCAAAGTACCATTCCTTGGCGCAGACCATGTTTTGGCCCCAGTTAAAAGGCCAGTACTTTTTTGTCAGGTACCATCCGGCGACAGAAAGCACAGCCGCTTTGGTCCTGGAAACAGCAGAGGAGGCCTATCAGCCGGTTATCCAATTGTTAGGCCATGAGCCTCCGCTTAAGGTTCCCATTATCCTGCACCCGGACCGGGCCAGTATCGGACAAGCCTTTGGGTGGGCAGCGGACCAAAGCGCCATGGGCGTTTACTGGGCAGGGGTGATCAGGATCCTGGCCCCCACTGAATGGGCCGGGG
This window encodes:
- a CDS encoding CcmD family protein, producing the protein MDRLVYVWMAFSITWIAIFVYMLMLGRRQQKLAHELEHLRQALKTKK
- the ccsA gene encoding cytochrome c biogenesis protein CcsA, which codes for MKGSAYNLRGHNFIAWTTGFLMLASLYAIFLYAPLERHMLEVQKIFYIHVGAAWNAFFAFFIVFIASIIYLKTRNLKYDVLAAASAEVGLLFTTIVLLTGPIWARHSWNAWWTWEPRLTTTLILWFIYFAYFLVRSGVAEKARRAVLSAVFGIIGFLDVPIIYISVRWWGSHPTIDTTGGGLHPMMLHALIVTVLAFAFLYGYLCQKAMALENTRQELQDIKEKLRESI